The proteins below come from a single Stutzerimonas stutzeri RCH2 genomic window:
- the lpdA gene encoding dihydrolipoyl dehydrogenase has product MSQKFDVVVIGAGPGGYVAAIRAAQLGLKTACIEKYQGKDGKTALGGTCLNVGCIPSKALLDSSYKFHEAHESFKVHGISTGEVAMDVPTMVARKDQIVKNLTGGVSALLKANGVTVFEGHGKLLAGKQVEVTGLDGNVQTLAAENVILASGSTPVNIPPAPVDQKVIVDSTGALDFQGVPGKLGVIGAGVIGLELGSVWARLGAEVTVIEAMDKFLPAADEQISKEAFKILSKQGLKILLGARLTGSEVKGDQVTVSFTSAEGEQQMTFDKLIVAVGRRPVTSELLAADTGVDMDERGFIFVDDYCATSVPGVYAIGDVVRGAMLAHKASEEGVMVAERIAGHKTQMNYDLIPSVIYTHPEIAWVGKSEQVLKAEGVEVNVGTFPFAASGRAMAANDTAGLVKVIADAKTDRVLGVHVMGPSAAELVQQGAIGMEFGTSAEDLGMMVFSHPTMSEALHEAALAVNGHAIHIANRKKR; this is encoded by the coding sequence ATGAGCCAGAAATTCGACGTCGTCGTCATCGGTGCCGGCCCTGGCGGCTATGTGGCCGCTATTCGCGCAGCCCAGCTGGGTCTGAAGACCGCGTGTATCGAAAAGTACCAGGGCAAGGATGGTAAGACCGCGCTTGGCGGCACCTGCCTGAACGTAGGCTGCATTCCTTCCAAGGCGCTGCTGGACAGCTCCTACAAGTTCCACGAAGCCCACGAGAGCTTCAAAGTCCACGGCATCAGCACCGGCGAAGTGGCCATGGACGTTCCGACCATGGTTGCGCGCAAGGACCAGATCGTTAAGAACCTCACCGGTGGTGTTTCGGCTCTGTTGAAAGCCAACGGTGTGACTGTATTCGAAGGTCACGGCAAGCTGCTGGCCGGCAAGCAGGTCGAAGTGACTGGCCTGGACGGCAACGTGCAGACGCTGGCTGCCGAGAACGTGATCCTGGCATCCGGTTCCACTCCGGTGAACATTCCGCCGGCGCCGGTCGATCAGAAAGTCATCGTCGACTCCACTGGTGCGCTGGATTTCCAGGGCGTTCCGGGCAAACTGGGCGTCATCGGTGCTGGCGTAATCGGTCTCGAGCTGGGTTCCGTCTGGGCCCGTCTGGGCGCCGAAGTCACCGTTATCGAGGCGATGGACAAGTTCCTGCCAGCCGCTGACGAGCAGATCTCCAAGGAAGCATTCAAGATCCTGTCCAAGCAGGGCCTGAAGATTCTGCTGGGTGCTCGCCTGACTGGTTCGGAAGTGAAGGGCGATCAGGTGACCGTCAGCTTCACCAGCGCCGAAGGCGAGCAGCAGATGACCTTCGACAAGCTGATCGTTGCGGTCGGCCGTCGTCCGGTCACCTCCGAGCTGCTGGCTGCCGACACCGGCGTCGACATGGACGAGCGCGGTTTCATCTTCGTCGATGACTATTGCGCTACCAGCGTACCGGGCGTTTATGCCATCGGTGACGTGGTTCGTGGCGCAATGCTGGCCCACAAGGCCTCGGAAGAGGGCGTGATGGTTGCCGAGCGCATCGCCGGCCACAAGACCCAGATGAACTATGACCTGATTCCGTCGGTCATCTACACTCACCCGGAAATCGCGTGGGTCGGCAAGTCGGAGCAAGTGCTCAAGGCCGAGGGCGTCGAAGTCAACGTCGGTACCTTCCCCTTCGCTGCTAGCGGCCGCGCCATGGCTGCCAACGATACTGCCGGCCTGGTCAAGGTCATCGCTGATGCCAAGACCGACCGCGTGTTGGGCGTGCATGTAATGGGCCCAAGCGCCGCCGAATTGGTTCAGCAGGGCGCCATCGGCATGGAATTCGGCACCAGCGCCGAGGACCTGGGCATGATGGTGTTCTCGCACCCGACGATGTCCGAAGCGCTGCATGAAGCGGCTCTGGCAGTGAATGGCCACGCCATCCACATCGCCAACCGCAAGAAGCGCTAA
- the odhB gene encoding 2-oxoglutarate dehydrogenase complex dihydrolipoyllysine-residue succinyltransferase, with product MAIEIKAPTFPESVADGTVATWHKQPGDAVKRDELIVDIETDKVVMEVLAEADGVLTEIVKNEGDTVLSGELLGKLEAGAAAAAAPAQAAAPAAAAPAAAASAGGEEPILAPAARKLAEENGIDPNSIRGTGKDGRVTKEDVVAAVEAKKSAPAAAAKPAAPAAAAPIFAEGDRVEKRVPMTRLRAKVAERLVEAQSSMAMLTTFNEVNMKPIMELRAKYKDLFEKTHNGVRLGFMSFFVKAAVEALKRQPGVNASIDGNDIVYHGYQDIGVAVSSDRGLVVPVLRNAEHMSLAEIEGGINEFGKKAKAGKLTIEEMTGGTFTISNGGVFGSLLSTPIVNPPQTAILGMHKIQERPMAVNGQVVILPMMYLALSYDHRLIDGKEAVTFLVTMKDLLEDPARLLLDI from the coding sequence ATGGCTATCGAGATCAAAGCCCCGACATTCCCGGAATCGGTTGCCGACGGCACCGTTGCCACCTGGCACAAGCAGCCGGGCGACGCGGTCAAGCGTGATGAGCTGATCGTCGACATCGAAACCGACAAGGTTGTTATGGAAGTGCTCGCCGAAGCTGATGGCGTGCTGACCGAGATCGTCAAGAACGAAGGCGACACCGTGCTGAGCGGCGAGCTGCTCGGTAAGCTGGAAGCGGGCGCCGCTGCCGCTGCTGCTCCTGCTCAGGCTGCCGCCCCGGCCGCTGCTGCTCCGGCAGCCGCTGCCAGCGCTGGCGGCGAAGAGCCGATTCTGGCACCGGCTGCCCGCAAGCTGGCCGAAGAGAATGGCATCGACCCGAACAGCATCCGCGGCACCGGCAAGGACGGTCGTGTGACCAAGGAAGACGTCGTCGCCGCCGTCGAAGCCAAGAAGTCCGCTCCGGCTGCCGCTGCCAAGCCGGCTGCTCCGGCTGCTGCCGCGCCGATCTTCGCTGAAGGTGATCGCGTCGAGAAGCGCGTTCCGATGACCCGCCTGCGCGCCAAGGTGGCAGAGCGTCTGGTCGAAGCCCAATCCTCCATGGCGATGCTGACTACGTTCAACGAAGTCAACATGAAGCCGATCATGGAGCTGCGTGCCAAGTACAAGGACCTGTTCGAGAAGACCCACAACGGTGTGCGTCTGGGCTTCATGTCCTTCTTCGTAAAGGCCGCGGTCGAAGCACTCAAGCGTCAGCCGGGCGTCAACGCTTCCATCGATGGCAATGACATCGTCTACCACGGTTATCAGGATATCGGCGTTGCCGTTTCCAGTGATCGTGGCCTGGTGGTTCCGGTGCTGCGCAACGCCGAGCACATGAGCCTGGCCGAGATCGAAGGTGGCATCAACGAGTTCGGCAAGAAGGCCAAGGCCGGCAAGCTGACCATCGAAGAAATGACTGGCGGTACCTTCACCATTTCCAACGGTGGTGTGTTCGGTTCGCTGCTGTCCACCCCGATCGTCAATCCGCCGCAGACCGCCATTCTTGGTATGCACAAGATCCAGGAACGTCCGATGGCTGTTAACGGCCAAGTGGTCATCCTGCCGATGATGTACCTGGCGCTGTCCTATGACCATCGCTTGATCGACGGCAAGGAAGCAGTAACCTTCCTGGTTACCATGAAGGACCTGCTGGAAGACCCGGCCCGTCTGCTGCTGGATATCTGA
- a CDS encoding 2-oxoglutarate dehydrogenase E1 component has protein sequence MQESVMQRMWDSAHLSGGNAAYVEELYELYLHDPNAVPEEWRTYFQKLPSGGSASADVSHSTIRDHFVLLAKNQRRAQPVSAGTVSTEHEKKQIEVLRLIQAYRVRGHQAAQLDPLGLQQRTAPADLAINNYGLTDADLDTVFRTGDLAVVNGQATLRDIVQALQETYCRTIGAEYMHIVDSEQRSWFVQRLESVRGRPEFSPEIKSHLLERLTAAEGLEKYLGTKYPGTKRFGLEGGESLIPLLDEIIQRSGSYGTKEIVIGMAHRGRLNVLVNTFGKNPRDLFDEFEGKKVEGLSSGDVKYHQGFSSNVMTPGGEIHLAMAFNPSHLEIVSPVVEGSVRARQDRRCDPIGDKVLPVTIHGDAAVAGQGVVMETFQMSQTRAYRTGGTIRIVVNNQVGFTTNKQEDARSTEYATDVAKMIQAPIFHVNADDPEAVLFVTQLAVDYRMQFKRDIVIDLICYRRRGHNEADEPSGTQPLMYQKISKQRTTRELYADSLIQSKVLDDERVQAKIDEYRTALDNGLHVVKSLVKEPNKELFVDWRPYLGHAWTARHDTSFDLKTLQDLSNKLLQTPEGFVVQRQVSKILEDRQKMGAGALAINWGYAEVMAYATLLFEGHPVRISGQDVGRGTFSHRHAALHNQKDGSTHIPLQHLYEGQPRFDLYDSFLSEEAVLAFEYGYATTMPNALVVWEAQFGDFANGAQVVIDQFITSGEHKWGRLCGLTMLLPHGYEGQGPEHSSARLERYLQLCAEHNIQVCVPTTPAQVYHMLRRQAIRPLRKPLVALTPKSLLRHKLATSTLEELTQGSFQTVIPEVDAIDPAKVERVIMCSGKVYYDLLDKRRAEGREDIAIVRIEQLYPFPEEDLAEALAPYQNLKHIVWCQEEPMNQGAWYCSQHHMRRVAIAHKKELFLQYAGRDASAAPAVGYASMHAEQQEKLLQDAFTV, from the coding sequence ATGCAAGAAAGCGTAATGCAGCGCATGTGGGACAGTGCCCACCTATCCGGTGGTAACGCTGCCTATGTGGAAGAGCTTTATGAGCTCTACCTGCACGATCCCAACGCTGTGCCCGAAGAGTGGCGCACTTATTTCCAGAAGTTGCCCTCCGGTGGCAGCGCTTCAGCCGATGTATCGCATTCGACGATTCGCGACCACTTCGTCCTGCTGGCCAAGAACCAGCGTCGTGCCCAGCCTGTTTCAGCAGGCACCGTCAGCACCGAGCACGAGAAGAAGCAGATCGAAGTCCTGCGCCTGATCCAGGCCTATCGAGTGCGCGGCCATCAGGCAGCACAGCTCGATCCGCTTGGCCTGCAGCAGCGCACCGCCCCCGCGGATCTCGCGATCAACAATTACGGCCTGACTGACGCTGATCTCGATACGGTGTTCCGTACCGGTGACCTTGCGGTGGTCAACGGTCAGGCAACTCTGCGCGATATCGTTCAGGCGTTGCAAGAAACCTATTGCCGCACCATCGGCGCCGAGTATATGCATATCGTCGATTCCGAGCAGCGCAGCTGGTTTGTTCAGCGCTTGGAGAGTGTGCGCGGGCGTCCCGAGTTTTCGCCAGAGATCAAGAGCCATCTGCTCGAGCGTCTGACCGCGGCCGAAGGTCTGGAAAAGTACTTGGGCACCAAGTATCCGGGCACCAAGCGTTTCGGCCTGGAAGGTGGCGAGAGCCTGATTCCGCTGCTCGACGAGATCATCCAGCGTTCCGGTTCCTACGGCACCAAGGAAATCGTCATCGGCATGGCCCACCGCGGCCGTCTGAACGTGCTGGTCAACACCTTCGGTAAGAATCCGCGCGACCTGTTCGACGAGTTCGAAGGCAAGAAGGTCGAAGGCCTGAGCTCCGGTGACGTCAAGTATCACCAGGGCTTCTCGTCCAACGTGATGACCCCGGGCGGTGAGATTCACCTGGCAATGGCGTTCAACCCCTCCCACCTGGAGATCGTTTCCCCGGTGGTCGAGGGTTCGGTGCGAGCTCGCCAGGATCGCCGTTGTGATCCGATCGGCGACAAGGTGCTTCCGGTAACCATCCACGGTGATGCGGCCGTCGCCGGTCAGGGTGTGGTGATGGAAACCTTCCAGATGTCGCAGACTCGTGCGTACCGCACGGGCGGCACCATCCGTATCGTGGTCAACAACCAGGTCGGCTTCACCACCAACAAGCAGGAAGACGCTCGTTCCACCGAGTACGCGACCGACGTGGCGAAGATGATCCAGGCGCCGATCTTCCATGTGAACGCAGACGATCCCGAGGCGGTGCTGTTCGTCACCCAGCTCGCTGTCGACTATCGGATGCAGTTCAAGCGCGACATCGTCATCGACCTGATCTGCTACCGCCGTCGTGGTCACAACGAAGCGGATGAGCCGAGCGGCACCCAGCCGTTGATGTATCAGAAGATCTCCAAGCAGCGCACCACTCGTGAGCTGTACGCCGATTCGCTGATCCAGTCGAAAGTGCTGGACGACGAGCGTGTTCAGGCCAAGATCGACGAGTACCGCACGGCGCTCGACAATGGCCTCCATGTAGTCAAGAGCCTGGTCAAAGAGCCGAACAAGGAACTCTTCGTCGACTGGCGTCCGTATCTGGGTCATGCCTGGACTGCTCGTCATGACACCAGCTTCGATCTGAAGACCTTGCAGGATCTGTCCAACAAGCTGCTGCAAACGCCGGAAGGCTTCGTGGTGCAGCGTCAGGTCTCGAAGATTCTCGAAGATCGTCAGAAGATGGGCGCCGGCGCGCTGGCCATCAACTGGGGCTACGCGGAAGTCATGGCATACGCCACGTTGCTGTTCGAAGGCCATCCTGTTCGTATCTCTGGTCAGGACGTCGGTCGCGGCACCTTCTCGCATCGCCATGCTGCGCTGCACAACCAGAAGGACGGCAGCACCCACATTCCGCTACAGCACCTCTATGAAGGTCAGCCGCGTTTCGATCTGTACGACTCGTTCCTCTCCGAAGAAGCGGTTCTGGCGTTCGAGTACGGTTACGCAACCACCATGCCCAACGCGCTTGTCGTCTGGGAAGCACAGTTCGGTGACTTCGCCAACGGCGCGCAGGTAGTGATCGATCAGTTCATCACCAGCGGTGAGCACAAGTGGGGTCGCCTGTGCGGTCTGACCATGCTGTTGCCGCATGGCTATGAAGGTCAGGGGCCTGAGCACTCGTCCGCTCGTCTGGAGCGTTACCTGCAGCTGTGCGCCGAGCACAACATCCAGGTTTGCGTGCCGACGACTCCGGCGCAGGTCTATCACATGCTGCGCCGTCAGGCTATTCGCCCGCTGCGCAAGCCGCTGGTAGCGCTGACGCCCAAGTCGCTGCTGCGCCACAAGCTGGCCACGTCGACGCTGGAAGAACTCACTCAGGGTTCCTTCCAGACCGTTATCCCGGAAGTCGATGCTATCGATCCGGCAAAGGTCGAGCGCGTGATCATGTGTAGCGGCAAGGTCTACTATGACTTGCTGGACAAGCGTCGTGCCGAAGGCCGCGAAGATATCGCCATCGTGCGTATCGAGCAGCTGTATCCGTTCCCGGAAGAGGATCTGGCCGAGGCACTGGCGCCTTACCAGAACCTCAAGCACATCGTTTGGTGCCAGGAAGAGCCGATGAACCAGGGTGCCTGGTACTGCAGCCAGCACCACATGCGCCGCGTGGCCATTGCACACAAGAAGGAACTGTTCCTTCAGTACGCAGGTCGTGATGCTTCAGCGGCACCGGCGGTCGGTTACGCCTCCATGCATGCCGAACAGCAGGAAAAGCTGCTGCAGGACGCCTTCACCGTTTAA
- a CDS encoding succinate dehydrogenase iron-sulfur subunit: MLQVSVYRYNPDQDEKPFMQDFQVNTDGKDLMVLDVLALIKEQDQGFSYRRSCREGVCGSDGMNINGKNGLACITPLSAVVKNNKLVVRPLPGLPVIRDLAVDMSIFYKQYEKVRPYLMNDTPPPAIERLQSPEDREKLDGLYECILCACCSTSCPSFWWNPDKFLGPAASLQAYRFLADSRDTETENRLAGLDDPFSVFRCRGIMNCVDVCPKGLNPTKAIGHIRNMLLQSGT, translated from the coding sequence ATGTTGCAAGTGAGTGTTTATCGCTACAACCCCGATCAGGACGAAAAGCCGTTCATGCAGGATTTTCAGGTCAATACCGATGGTAAGGATCTGATGGTTCTCGACGTCTTGGCTCTGATCAAGGAACAGGATCAGGGTTTCTCTTATCGTCGCTCTTGCCGTGAAGGCGTGTGCGGTTCCGATGGGATGAACATCAACGGCAAGAATGGTCTGGCTTGCATCACGCCGCTGTCCGCCGTGGTCAAGAACAACAAGCTGGTCGTGCGTCCGTTGCCGGGTCTGCCGGTCATTCGTGACTTGGCCGTCGATATGAGCATCTTCTACAAGCAGTACGAGAAAGTGCGTCCGTATCTGATGAACGATACGCCGCCGCCTGCTATCGAACGACTGCAGAGCCCGGAAGATCGCGAGAAGCTGGATGGTCTTTACGAGTGCATTCTATGCGCTTGCTGCTCGACCAGCTGCCCGTCCTTCTGGTGGAACCCGGACAAGTTCCTCGGTCCAGCCGCTTCGCTGCAGGCCTATCGCTTCCTGGCCGACAGCCGCGACACCGAAACCGAGAATCGTCTGGCTGGTTTGGATGATCCGTTCAGTGTGTTCCGTTGCCGCGGTATCATGAATTGCGTTGACGTTTGTCCGAAAGGATTGAACCCGACCAAGGCGATTGGTCACATACGCAACATGCTGCTGCAGAGCGGCACCTGA
- the sdhA gene encoding succinate dehydrogenase flavoprotein subunit: MANIRTLSFDAIIVGGGGAGMRAALQLAQSGHKTAVVTKVFPTRSHTVSAQGGITCAIASADPNDDWRWHMYDTVKGSDYIGDQDAIEYMCSVGPEAVFELEHMGLPFSRTEQGRIYQRPFGGQSKDFGKGGQAARTCAAADRTGHALLHTLYQGNLKNNTVFLNEWYAVDLVKNQDGAVVGVIAICIETGETVYIRSKATVLATGGAGRIYASTTNALINTGDGVGMALRAGVPVQDIEMWQFHPTGIAGAGVLVTEGCRGEGGYLINKHGERFMERYAPNAKDLAGRDVVARSMVKEILAGNGCGPDGDHVMLKLDHLGEEVLHSRLPGICELSKTFAHVDPVVAPVPVVPTCHYMMGGIATNIHGQAITQDANGNDTIIDGLFAVGEVACVSVHGANRLGGNSLLDLVVFGRAAGLHLEKALKDGIEHRGASDTDLDVALSRLAGLNERTTGEDVAPLRKELQNCMQNYFGVFRTGEYMQKGIAQLVDLRQRIANVKISDKSQAFNTARIEALELQNLLEVAEATAIAAENRKESRGAHAREDFEERDDENWLCHTLYFPGDKRVAKRAVNFAPKTVPAFEPKVRTY, from the coding sequence ATGGCTAATATTCGTACGCTTTCCTTCGATGCCATCATTGTTGGTGGTGGTGGTGCCGGTATGCGCGCGGCACTGCAGTTGGCTCAATCCGGCCACAAGACCGCTGTAGTCACCAAGGTTTTTCCGACTCGTTCGCATACTGTATCCGCTCAGGGCGGCATTACCTGCGCCATCGCGTCGGCTGATCCGAACGATGACTGGCGCTGGCACATGTACGATACCGTCAAGGGTTCCGACTATATCGGCGACCAGGATGCTATCGAGTACATGTGTTCCGTTGGTCCAGAGGCTGTGTTCGAGCTCGAGCACATGGGTCTGCCGTTCTCCCGCACCGAGCAGGGTCGTATCTACCAGCGCCCGTTTGGTGGTCAGTCCAAGGACTTTGGCAAGGGTGGTCAGGCTGCTCGTACCTGTGCCGCGGCTGACCGTACCGGTCATGCCCTGCTGCATACCCTTTATCAGGGTAACCTGAAGAACAACACCGTATTCCTCAACGAGTGGTACGCGGTTGATCTGGTGAAGAATCAGGACGGCGCCGTTGTCGGTGTCATCGCGATCTGCATCGAAACCGGTGAAACCGTCTATATCCGCTCCAAGGCTACCGTTCTCGCTACCGGTGGTGCTGGTCGTATCTACGCATCGACTACCAACGCACTGATCAATACCGGTGACGGTGTTGGCATGGCGCTGCGTGCCGGTGTTCCGGTTCAGGACATCGAGATGTGGCAGTTCCACCCGACTGGTATTGCCGGCGCCGGTGTGCTGGTGACCGAGGGTTGCCGTGGTGAAGGTGGCTACCTGATCAACAAGCACGGCGAGCGCTTCATGGAGCGTTATGCTCCGAACGCGAAGGACCTTGCTGGTCGTGACGTCGTTGCGCGCTCGATGGTCAAGGAAATCCTGGCCGGCAATGGCTGTGGTCCGGATGGCGACCACGTAATGCTGAAGCTCGATCACCTCGGTGAAGAAGTGCTGCATAGCCGTCTGCCGGGTATCTGTGAGCTGTCGAAGACCTTCGCTCACGTCGATCCAGTCGTTGCTCCGGTTCCAGTTGTGCCTACCTGCCACTACATGATGGGCGGTATCGCTACCAACATTCATGGCCAGGCAATCACCCAGGACGCCAACGGCAACGATACGATCATCGATGGTCTGTTCGCTGTAGGCGAAGTGGCTTGCGTATCCGTACATGGCGCCAACCGTCTGGGCGGTAACTCGCTGCTGGATCTGGTGGTGTTCGGTCGTGCTGCTGGTCTCCACCTGGAGAAGGCGCTCAAGGACGGTATCGAGCATCGCGGTGCCAGCGATACCGACCTGGACGTCGCGCTGAGCCGCCTTGCCGGTCTCAACGAGCGTACCACTGGCGAAGACGTCGCTCCGCTGCGCAAAGAACTGCAGAACTGCATGCAGAACTACTTCGGTGTATTCCGTACCGGTGAATACATGCAGAAGGGTATCGCTCAGCTGGTCGATCTGCGTCAGCGTATCGCCAACGTCAAGATCTCCGACAAGAGCCAGGCGTTCAACACCGCGCGCATCGAAGCGCTCGAGCTGCAGAACCTGCTGGAAGTTGCCGAAGCTACTGCAATTGCCGCGGAGAACCGCAAGGAATCCCGTGGTGCGCATGCTCGCGAAGATTTCGAAGAGCGTGATGACGAGAATTGGCTGTGCCACACCCTGTACTTTCCGGGTGACAAGCGCGTTGCCAAGCGTGCCGTGAACTTCGCTCCGAAGACCGTTCCGGCATTCGAGCCCAAGGTTCGGACTTATTGA
- the sdhD gene encoding succinate dehydrogenase, hydrophobic membrane anchor protein, with the protein MVTNVTNFSRSGLYDWMAQRVSAVVLAAYFLFLLGYLIANPGLEYAQWHELFSANWMRIFSLLALVALSVHAWVGMWTISTDYLTNMAIGKWATGVRFLFQAVCGIAMFTFFVWGVQILWGI; encoded by the coding sequence ATGGTAACCAATGTCACCAACTTTTCGCGTTCGGGCCTGTATGACTGGATGGCCCAGCGCGTTTCTGCAGTGGTTCTTGCGGCTTATTTTCTGTTTCTGCTTGGGTATCTGATCGCGAACCCGGGTCTGGAATACGCCCAGTGGCACGAGTTGTTCTCGGCTAACTGGATGCGCATTTTCAGCCTGCTGGCGCTGGTCGCCCTGAGTGTGCACGCGTGGGTAGGTATGTGGACGATTTCCACTGACTACCTGACCAATATGGCGATCGGTAAGTGGGCTACCGGCGTTCGTTTCCTGTTCCAGGCGGTGTGTGGCATTGCCATGTTCACCTTCTTCGTCTGGGGTGTGCAGATTCTTTGGGGTATCTGA
- the sdhC gene encoding succinate dehydrogenase, cytochrome b556 subunit, with amino-acid sequence MKSQRPVNLDLRTIKLPITAYTSILHRVSGVILFVGIALLLLALDTSLSSPEGFEEVRAYLGSPLAKLVSWALLSALLYHLVAGVRHLLMDTGHGETLEGGKLGAKIVIAVSVVLIVLAGVWIW; translated from the coding sequence GTGAAAAGCCAACGACCTGTAAACCTAGATCTTAGGACAATAAAACTTCCCATCACTGCTTACACGTCGATTCTCCACCGTGTATCCGGTGTCATCCTGTTCGTCGGTATCGCCTTGTTGCTGCTCGCGCTCGATACCTCGCTGTCTTCGCCAGAAGGCTTCGAGGAGGTTCGTGCGTATCTGGGTAGTCCCTTGGCCAAGCTGGTGAGCTGGGCGTTGCTGTCCGCGCTGCTGTATCACCTGGTGGCGGGTGTGCGTCACCTGCTAATGGACACTGGCCATGGCGAGACGCTGGAAGGCGGCAAGCTGGGCGCGAAAATCGTAATCGCCGTTTCGGTGGTGCTGATCGTTCTGGCGGGAGTGTGGATATGGTAA
- the gltA gene encoding citrate synthase yields MADKKAQLIIEGAAPVELPVLTGTVGPDVIDVRSLTSTGHFTFDPGFMSTASCESKITYIDGDKGILLHRGYPIEQLAEKSDYLETCYLLLNGELPTAEQKAQFVSTVKNHTMVHEQLKSFLNGFRRDAHPMAIMCGVVGALSAFYHDSLDINDPHHREISAVRLVAKMPTIAAMVYKYSIGQPLMYPRNDLSYSENFLHMMFNTPCEIKPISPVLAKAMDRIFILHADHEQNASTSTVRLAGSTGANPFACIAAGIAALWGPAHGGANEAVLTMLDEIGDVSNVEKFLAKAKDKNDPFKLMGFGHRVYKNFDPRAKVMKQTCDEVLGELGINDPQLDLAMKLEEIALNDPYFAERNLYPNVDFYSGIILKAIGIPTSMFTVIFALARTVGWISHWKEMIASGQKIGRPRQLYTGHTKRDLPR; encoded by the coding sequence ATGGCTGACAAGAAAGCGCAGTTGATCATCGAGGGCGCTGCCCCCGTCGAACTGCCCGTTTTAACCGGTACCGTAGGGCCTGACGTAATAGATGTACGAAGCCTGACCTCCACGGGTCACTTCACCTTCGATCCCGGCTTCATGTCGACCGCCTCTTGCGAGTCCAAGATCACCTATATCGACGGCGACAAGGGCATCCTGCTACATCGCGGCTACCCCATCGAACAGCTGGCAGAGAAATCCGACTACCTGGAAACCTGCTACCTGCTGCTGAACGGCGAGCTGCCGACCGCCGAACAGAAGGCACAGTTCGTCAGCACCGTGAAGAACCACACCATGGTCCACGAGCAGCTGAAGTCCTTCCTTAACGGTTTCCGTCGTGACGCCCACCCGATGGCCATCATGTGCGGTGTGGTCGGTGCACTCTCGGCCTTCTACCACGACTCCCTGGACATCAACGACCCGCACCATCGCGAGATCTCCGCGGTGCGTCTGGTCGCCAAGATGCCGACCATCGCTGCAATGGTCTACAAGTACTCGATCGGTCAGCCGCTGATGTACCCGCGCAACGACCTGAGCTACTCGGAAAACTTCCTGCACATGATGTTCAACACCCCGTGCGAGATCAAACCGATCAGCCCGGTGCTGGCCAAGGCAATGGATCGCATCTTCATCCTGCACGCCGACCATGAGCAGAATGCTTCCACGTCCACCGTGCGTTTGGCTGGCTCCACCGGCGCCAACCCGTTCGCCTGTATCGCAGCCGGCATCGCCGCCCTGTGGGGACCGGCTCACGGTGGTGCGAACGAAGCCGTACTCACCATGCTGGACGAGATCGGCGACGTATCGAACGTCGAGAAGTTCCTGGCCAAGGCCAAGGACAAGAACGATCCGTTCAAGCTGATGGGCTTCGGTCATCGCGTTTACAAGAACTTCGATCCACGCGCCAAGGTCATGAAGCAGACCTGCGACGAGGTTCTGGGCGAGCTGGGCATCAACGATCCGCAACTGGATCTGGCCATGAAGCTCGAAGAGATTGCCCTCAACGATCCTTACTTCGCCGAGCGCAACCTGTATCCGAACGTGGACTTCTACTCGGGTATCATCCTCAAGGCCATCGGCATTCCGACCAGCATGTTCACCGTCATCTTCGCCCTCGCGCGTACTGTCGGCTGGATCTCCCACTGGAAGGAAATGATCGCCTCCGGCCAGAAGATCGGTCGCCCGCGCCAGCTGTATACCGGCCACACCAAGCGCGACCTGCCGCGTTAA
- a CDS encoding YkgJ family cysteine cluster protein, producing MDCRPGCGACCIAPSISSSIPGMPHGKRAGERCVQLDAGFLCSLFGDPRRPAVCAAFAADPVCCGEGRDEAIRLLGWLEQETA from the coding sequence ATGGATTGTCGCCCTGGTTGCGGTGCCTGCTGCATCGCCCCCTCGATCAGTTCGTCCATACCCGGCATGCCGCATGGCAAGCGTGCTGGGGAGCGGTGTGTTCAATTGGACGCTGGCTTTTTATGCTCGCTGTTTGGTGATCCACGGCGGCCTGCTGTATGCGCTGCGTTTGCAGCAGACCCTGTCTGCTGCGGTGAAGGCAGGGATGAGGCAATCCGTTTGCTGGGCTGGCTGGAGCAGGAGACGGCGTAG
- a CDS encoding DMT family protein gives MPVWLQTAALLCCSNLFMTFAWYGHLKSLSGKPWLIAALISWGIAFFEYMLMVPANRIGYTELSIGQLKIMQEVITLMVFIPFSVLYMQQPLKLDYLWAGLCLVGAVYFIFRS, from the coding sequence ATGCCTGTTTGGTTGCAAACCGCCGCCCTGCTCTGCTGCTCCAACCTGTTCATGACCTTCGCCTGGTACGGCCACTTAAAGAGCCTGAGCGGCAAACCCTGGCTCATCGCCGCGCTAATCAGCTGGGGCATCGCATTCTTCGAGTACATGCTGATGGTGCCGGCAAACCGCATCGGCTACACGGAGCTATCGATAGGCCAGCTGAAGATCATGCAGGAAGTAATCACCCTCATGGTGTTCATCCCTTTCAGCGTGCTGTACATGCAGCAGCCGTTGAAGCTGGATTATCTGTGGGCGGGATTGTGTCTGGTCGGCGCTGTGTACTTTATCTTCCGCAGCTAG